The following proteins are encoded in a genomic region of Clostridium kluyveri:
- a CDS encoding sulfurtransferase TusA family protein yields MIAINEENYKSIEDIKDKSEQYKLATIDPLRFKAFRVSMGVYEQREKETYMVRTRIPGGVINLEQFKCISELGAKYSQGKIRFTSRQDIQFQSVNLESVYPIMKSLIEVGIITKGTGGNTVRNVACSPLSGVSLDDVFDVTPYVKAATNYLIKDPTTMNLPRKYKIAFSNSNEDTANATVSDLGFIAKILNNKKGFELYGGGGFGGSPSVSLKLRDFIEAKDILYYIQAMKNLFEKEGDRTNKNKARIRFIVKRLGQEKFIQLFNEEVDKLKSSVNLDVDVNENEFILNTSTDIVKEAAVSEELKNILFPQKQSGYYSVYIHPQSGHLSTDNLDAILGFVKNLNYKTSIRVTNTQGFFIRDLKENDAEKLIGMIKDFTSIYNIDNSLTCVGASTCQLGLCLSQNLLTAIKEEFKNTSPEIKSSLPRLYISGCPNSCAQHEKGQIGLHGRARRTEGGLIPMYSVSLGGKVGSGCARMGDAFGDIPAKKVPEFLHELSKLKVNSNYDDFYEFLADKSSDIKELIEKYSHIEKFIGESDIFFDFGACEKFSLKNRGPGECSSGVMDVIKLDLSNAKSSLAKYKESESQQDLYSSAVSSARTLLVLRGIDTNKPREIFKEFEKAFIDTSYVKSSIKKLFENLIDYKLGDLENISDKFSEIEYLYKKVEAMYESLNGKLEITLPKEEQKDTPFDDGKQPEEKKDYEIIDFRGIKCPMNFVKAKIELSKIKPGQKRGFYIDDGDPIKNVPESIKKEGHKIVSIDRNYEGYNLLVVEK; encoded by the coding sequence ATGATAGCTATAAATGAAGAAAACTATAAATCTATAGAAGACATTAAAGATAAATCGGAACAATATAAACTAGCTACAATAGACCCTTTAAGATTCAAGGCCTTTAGAGTTTCCATGGGAGTATATGAACAAAGAGAAAAGGAAACCTATATGGTAAGAACCAGAATACCCGGTGGTGTTATAAACTTAGAACAATTTAAGTGCATAAGTGAACTTGGTGCAAAATATTCCCAGGGTAAAATCAGATTTACTTCAAGACAGGATATTCAATTTCAAAGTGTCAATTTAGAAAGTGTATACCCTATAATGAAATCTCTTATAGAAGTGGGAATTATTACAAAAGGTACTGGAGGAAATACTGTAAGAAATGTAGCATGTTCCCCTCTTTCCGGGGTTTCATTAGATGATGTATTTGACGTAACTCCTTATGTAAAAGCTGCTACTAATTATTTAATAAAAGATCCAACTACAATGAATCTTCCTAGAAAATACAAAATAGCTTTCTCAAATAGTAATGAAGACACTGCAAATGCTACAGTATCGGATCTTGGATTTATAGCCAAAATATTGAATAATAAAAAGGGATTTGAATTGTATGGAGGCGGTGGATTTGGAGGAAGCCCTTCAGTATCCCTAAAATTAAGAGATTTTATAGAAGCAAAGGATATTCTCTACTATATACAGGCTATGAAAAATCTCTTTGAAAAGGAAGGAGACAGAACCAATAAGAACAAAGCTAGAATAAGATTTATAGTCAAAAGACTTGGGCAGGAAAAATTCATCCAATTATTTAATGAAGAAGTAGATAAATTAAAATCATCTGTAAATCTAGATGTAGATGTAAATGAAAATGAGTTTATATTAAACACCTCGACAGATATAGTAAAAGAAGCAGCTGTATCTGAAGAATTAAAAAATATATTATTTCCTCAAAAACAGTCAGGATATTATTCTGTCTATATACATCCACAAAGCGGTCATTTAAGTACAGATAATTTAGATGCTATACTTGGCTTTGTTAAAAACTTAAATTACAAAACCTCAATCAGGGTTACAAATACTCAGGGGTTTTTTATAAGAGATCTTAAAGAAAATGATGCTGAAAAATTAATTGGTATGATCAAAGATTTTACTTCTATTTATAATATAGATAATTCTCTCACCTGTGTTGGAGCTTCCACATGTCAGTTAGGACTTTGTCTTTCACAAAATCTCTTAACTGCCATAAAAGAAGAGTTTAAAAATACTTCTCCAGAAATAAAATCCTCTCTTCCAAGATTATATATATCAGGATGTCCTAACTCTTGTGCCCAACATGAAAAAGGACAGATAGGACTTCATGGAAGAGCTAGAAGAACCGAAGGAGGACTTATACCTATGTACTCTGTTTCTCTGGGAGGAAAAGTCGGTTCAGGATGTGCCAGGATGGGAGATGCCTTTGGAGATATTCCAGCTAAAAAAGTTCCTGAATTTCTCCATGAGCTATCAAAATTAAAAGTTAATTCAAATTATGATGACTTCTATGAGTTTTTAGCTGATAAATCTTCTGATATAAAAGAATTAATAGAAAAATATAGCCACATAGAAAAATTTATTGGTGAATCGGATATTTTCTTTGATTTTGGAGCCTGTGAAAAATTCTCCTTGAAAAACAGAGGTCCTGGAGAATGCAGCAGTGGAGTGATGGATGTAATTAAGCTTGATTTATCCAATGCTAAATCTTCCCTTGCTAAATATAAGGAATCTGAAAGCCAACAGGATTTATATTCCTCTGCTGTATCTTCTGCAAGAACCCTTCTGGTACTTAGAGGAATAGATACAAATAAACCTAGGGAAATATTCAAAGAGTTTGAAAAAGCCTTTATAGATACAAGTTATGTTAAATCTTCAATAAAAAAGCTATTTGAAAATCTTATAGATTACAAGCTTGGAGATCTAGAAAATATATCTGATAAATTTTCTGAAATAGAATATTTATATAAAAAAGTTGAGGCTATGTATGAATCCTTAAATGGAAAGCTGGAGATAACTCTTCCTAAGGAAGAGCAGAAAGATACACCATTTGATGATGGAAAACAACCTGAAGAAAAAAAGGACTATGAAATCATCGATTTTAGAGGAATAAAATGTCCTATGAATTTTGTAAAAGCTAAAATTGAGTTATCCAAAATTAAACCAGGACAAAAAAGAGGATTTTATATAGACGATGGTGATCCAATAAAAAATGTACCGGAGAGCATAAAAAAGGAAGGACATAAGATAGTTTCCATAGATAGGAATTATGAAGGTTATAATCTTTTAGTTGTAGAAAAATAA
- a CDS encoding O-acetylhomoserine aminocarboxypropyltransferase/cysteine synthase family protein, whose translation MKFNTKLIHGNLKTDATGATNVPLYLSNAYAHTSAKKLENIFKGREMGYSYTRISNPTVTSFERRIASIENGLIATSAASGMSAIYISIMNIVEPGDEIIASSGLYGGTYTLIRNLKLLGIKVRFLENIDKATLKEAINKNTKLVFAETIGNPKLDVLDIDSVSKICKENNIVLMIDSTITTPYLIKPLEYGADIVIHSTSKYINGTSNSIGGIIVDGGSNKYMDSKYENFRPYTKRYGKMAFTAKLKDTIERDIGPALSPFNAFLNLTGIETLSLRMKEHCKNASTVAEHLMRNSKITDVNYPGLENSRYYDLIKKYYPNGSGGILTFRLGSKEKAFKFVDNLKLILNLTNIGDTKSIIIHPSSTICANNTNEEKQQMGVYEDLLRLSVGIEDVEDILEDIENALKYI comes from the coding sequence ATGAAATTCAATACTAAGCTTATACACGGAAATTTAAAAACAGATGCAACAGGTGCTACCAATGTTCCCTTGTATTTATCAAATGCCTATGCCCATACTAGTGCAAAAAAACTGGAAAATATATTTAAAGGCAGGGAAATGGGATATTCCTATACAAGAATATCAAATCCCACAGTTACTTCTTTTGAAAGAAGAATTGCCAGTATAGAAAATGGTTTAATAGCAACCTCTGCTGCCTCTGGTATGAGTGCCATCTATATTTCAATAATGAACATAGTAGAACCTGGAGATGAAATAATTGCTTCCAGCGGCTTATATGGAGGAACCTATACATTAATAAGAAATTTAAAATTATTAGGTATAAAGGTGAGATTTTTAGAAAATATAGATAAAGCAACTTTAAAAGAAGCTATAAATAAAAATACTAAGTTAGTTTTTGCTGAAACTATAGGAAATCCCAAATTAGATGTTTTGGATATAGACTCTGTATCTAAAATTTGCAAAGAAAATAACATAGTTTTAATGATAGATTCTACAATAACTACTCCCTACCTTATAAAACCCCTGGAATATGGAGCAGATATTGTAATTCACTCTACATCAAAATATATAAATGGTACTTCCAATTCCATAGGAGGCATTATAGTAGATGGCGGCAGCAACAAATATATGGATTCAAAATATGAAAATTTTAGACCTTATACTAAAAGATATGGAAAAATGGCCTTTACAGCTAAGTTAAAAGATACCATAGAAAGAGATATAGGTCCTGCCCTATCCCCCTTTAATGCTTTTTTAAATCTTACAGGAATAGAAACTCTTTCTCTTAGAATGAAGGAACATTGCAAAAATGCCTCAACTGTAGCTGAACATTTAATGCGAAATAGTAAAATAACTGATGTAAATTATCCGGGTCTTGAAAACTCAAGATACTATGATTTAATAAAAAAATATTATCCAAATGGAAGTGGAGGTATTTTGACTTTCAGGCTTGGAAGCAAAGAAAAAGCCTTTAAATTTGTAGATAATTTAAAGCTTATTTTAAACCTCACAAATATAGGTGATACTAAATCCATAATAATTCACCCTTCTTCCACCATATGTGCTAATAATACTAATGAAGAGAAACAACAGATGGGAGTTTATGAGGATTTGCTCCGTTTATCCGTAGGAATAGAAGATGTTGAAGATATACTTGAAGATATTGAAAATGCTTTAAAATACATTTAA
- the spoIIID gene encoding sporulation transcriptional regulator SpoIIID yields the protein MKNYNNIENRVIEVSKYIMASRATIRNTAKVFGTSKSTIHRDMTKILPQLNPQIAEQVKNVLAYNKSIRHIRGGEALRIKKQKERMGITQYTS from the coding sequence ATGAAAAATTATAATAATATTGAAAATAGAGTTATTGAAGTATCAAAATATATCATGGCATCCAGAGCGACAATAAGAAATACAGCAAAAGTGTTTGGAACTTCTAAAAGTACAATACATAGGGATATGACGAAAATACTACCTCAATTAAACCCCCAAATAGCTGAACAAGTAAAAAATGTTTTAGCATATAATAAATCTATTAGACATATAAGAGGCGGCGAAGCTTTAAGAATAAAAAAACAAAAAGAACGTATGGGGATTACCCAATATACCAGTTAG
- a CDS encoding sulfide/dihydroorotate dehydrogenase-like FAD/NAD-binding protein, producing the protein MYCIDAGSIYCPCHLAETLNCVACSQLSGEKFCQCKNWHGICIYEQCMSNGNKVKKLRETYTSYILKKEVPQDDLCIFTLKAPEDLVKELTYPGSFVFMRGEESINYYDVPISIMEANTDEIFLKVAIKLIGIKTKKLFQLNKNRKILLRGPFSNGIMGLSNIYNAKGGTSLIIARGIGISPSISVMKNLHCNNNKIISILDTQFENNFAREYFEEYSSKTIHCSILDDGNITEEFKSILKEIMDDENINIIHCGGSDTLTYKIIQLVDKSINFSCCNNAKMNCGEGICSSCTNSCGNNGIKRLCKIQMDPRDLFKNKELYRRSFQ; encoded by the coding sequence ATGTATTGTATTGATGCTGGAAGTATTTATTGTCCATGTCATCTTGCAGAAACTCTTAACTGCGTGGCTTGTTCTCAGCTTTCTGGTGAAAAATTCTGTCAATGTAAAAATTGGCATGGTATATGTATATATGAACAATGTATGTCAAATGGAAATAAAGTAAAAAAATTGAGAGAAACTTATACCTCATATATATTAAAAAAAGAAGTACCTCAGGATGATTTATGTATATTTACACTAAAGGCTCCCGAAGATCTTGTAAAAGAGCTAACTTATCCTGGAAGTTTTGTATTTATGAGAGGTGAAGAAAGTATAAATTATTATGATGTTCCCATATCAATAATGGAAGCTAACACAGATGAAATTTTTTTAAAAGTTGCCATAAAATTAATTGGTATAAAGACAAAAAAACTATTTCAGTTAAATAAAAACCGAAAAATACTACTTAGGGGTCCTTTTTCAAATGGAATAATGGGATTATCAAATATTTATAATGCCAAGGGTGGCACATCTTTAATTATAGCAAGAGGAATAGGTATTTCGCCTTCAATTTCCGTTATGAAAAATCTACACTGTAATAATAACAAAATTATATCTATTTTGGATACCCAATTTGAAAATAACTTTGCCAGGGAGTACTTTGAAGAGTATAGTTCTAAAACCATACACTGCAGTATATTAGATGATGGAAATATTACAGAGGAATTTAAATCTATTTTAAAGGAAATCATGGATGATGAAAATATAAATATAATTCACTGTGGTGGTTCCGATACATTAACTTATAAAATTATCCAATTAGTAGATAAATCTATAAATTTCTCCTGCTGTAACAATGCCAAAATGAACTGCGGTGAAGGAATATGCTCAAGCTGTACCAATAGCTGTGGAAATAATGGAATTAAGAGGTTATGTAAAATTCAAATGGATCCAAGAGATTTATTTAAAAATAAGGAATTATATAGGAGGTCTTTTCAATGA